CACATCCTGCAGGGCAGGCAGGTGGCAGTCCAGGTGGAAGCAGAACTCGCACTGGTTGCACATGACCAGATCGCCTGGCTTCTGGCAGACGCGGCAGATGGTGGCACTGTCATCCAGGGCACCGGGGCCACCTGCTGGGGCTGAAGTGCCCTCTGGAGCCACCACCTCTAGACCTGAACTAGTGCTGCCACTGGGTGAGGCCAGGCGGGGGCCCTCAGCGCCGGGGCCCTCCGCCAGGGCCATCAGCACAGGCTTGGTCTCAGGGCCTTCAGTGGCAGCAGGTGGGGCTCCGATGGCcgcctctgtctcttcctcctgcaAAGAGATCAGGGGTGTTCAGCAGGATGCTGACGTGGGCGTTCATTTCCCAGCCAGTCACTTGGGGCAGACTCACCTTGACAATGGCCATGCCAGGCAGTGGAGGGGCACCGGGAGCCCCAGGTGGAGCAGTCCCAGGCtgtccagcagcagcagctgcagcacCGCGCTCAATAACAATGAGATTGTAATCTTCAGTGGTGCTGCCTGGGAAGACTTTGAAAACTGGTGGCTGGCTATCAGCCGTGAGATCCAGGTCCAGGCGCTCAAGGCTCACCCGTGGCACCTTACGCATGAGGCCACTCACCTCGCCCTCACCGGAGCGGGACCTGTGGGTGCGGCTTGGTGTTAGCACACCCATCCCTATCCCCATCTGCCTCCACCAAAGGACAGCCAAACTCACCGCTTCACACCTgacacatggggctctgcactcgAGTAAGGATCGTCtgctcagaaaacagaaaaaagaaggtTGGGGATAGACCTAAAGCACTGGAGCTCTCCCACCTACAAGGCactcacctgagccaaagccatAGCCTTCCTGCACCTCCATGGGCTGTGGGCAAAGCAGGTGGACCTCAGTGAGCAGGTGTCCCATAGGACCGTTGCCCCTACCCTACGCTGCCAgggtcccccctcccctgctcacctggcTGCTGCCAGAACCCTGCTTGCTCAAGGGCCCTGGAGCCCGAGGAGGGGCCATGGGCGTAGGGCCTGTTGAGTTGGTGCCTGGACGCTCTGCCACGATCTTGCCTGCATAAAGAAAAAATCAGCATTAAGAAGACAATGCCTGGAATGATTGCAATATGTAACACAGAAAAGAAAGCGACACACCGAAAGCCTCTGCGCTCTTGGTCCAGGCATTGAGGTCCCACTGGAACTTCATCTCGCCATGTGGCTCCACAGGATCCACAATCATCTTGAGGGCCCGATGCAGCTGGAAATAGATCTGAAAAAGGGGCAGTGCGTGAACatacagacaataaacaaggCTCCAGGGTGCTGAGCGGCACCTGCCTGGATCCCATCCCCTGAGTGTCCACCAGCACACACCAGCTTCTTGGAGAGCAGCAGAGCTGTGTTGTTGTCACTCTCCAGAGCCCATGAGGCAAAGCGCAGGATATGTTCCTGGTGCTTCTGGATCTTGGTCATGGTCCAGTGTTGTCGCTCCAGGCGCTCCTGCTGCCCCTCTGTCACCTTCTGCAGGTAGAGGAGAAgaccaaggaaagaaaacaccaagGATGGCATCAACAGCCAGCAGAAAGTGCTAGTCCCCAAGACCCTCCCACTGTAGATAGGGTTGGCAGCCAGCAGATGGGACCCAGAAACCCTCCCCCCTCAAACGGGGCATACCTGGGCATCGTTGACCAGCACACGGCCCCGCTTGTTCAGTTCCTTCATGATCTGCAAAATGGCCATCTTCACATCCACCTGCACACGCTTCTGTACATCAGACACTTGGCGGATCCTGGGGGAGCAGCAGAGTGAGCCAGGCTAGGAAGGTGCTCAGCAGGAACTGCCCCCAACTATGGCCCTGGCTTCCACACTTACGAGCTGCGAACCTCCTTGGTGTTCTTCTGCAGCGTCGCATGCTTGTCCCCAAGGCGTTTTACCAGTGAGGCCAGGAGCTTGCGCTGGTTCCTCACTGCATCCTCCAGAAACTGATATCTGAGGGCAAACAGAAGTGGGCCTGGGT
The sequence above is a segment of the Leopardus geoffroyi isolate Oge1 chromosome E2, O.geoffroyi_Oge1_pat1.0, whole genome shotgun sequence genome. Coding sequences within it:
- the TRIM28 gene encoding transcription intermediary factor 1-beta isoform X2, producing MAASAAAASAAAAAAASASPGPGEGSAGGEKRAAASSAAAAASASASSPAGGGGEALELLEHCGVCRERLRPEREPRLLPCLHSACSACLGPPAPAAANSSGDGGAAGDGAVVDCPVCKQQCFSKDIVENYFMRDSGSKAATDSQDANQCCTSCEDNAPATSYCVECSEPLCETCVEAHQRVKYTKDHTVRSTGPAKSRDGERTVYCNVHKHEPLVLFCESCDTLTCRDCQLNTHKDHQYQFLEDAVRNQRKLLASLVKRLGDKHATLQKNTKEVRSSIRQVSDVQKRVQVDVKMAILQIMKELNKRGRVLVNDAQKVTEGQQERLERQHWTMTKIQKHQEHILRFASWALESDNNTALLLSKKLIYFQLHRALKMIVDPVEPHGEMKFQWDLNAWTKSAEAFGKIVAERPGTNSTGPTPMAPPRAPGPLSKQGSGSSQPMEVQEGYGFGSDDPYSSAEPHVSGVKRSRSGEGEVSGLMRKVPRVSLERLDLDLTADSQPPVFKVFPGSTTEDYNLIVIERGAAAAAAGQPGTAPPGAPGAPPLPGMAIVKEEETEAAIGAPPAATEGPETKPVLMALAEGPGAEGPRLASPSGSTSSGLEVVAPEGTSAPAGGPGALDDSATICRVCQKPGDLVMCNQCEFCFHLDCHLPALQDVPGEEWSCSLCHVLPDLKEEDGSLSLDGGDSTGVVAKLSPANQQKCERVLLALFCHEPCRPLHQLATDSTFSLDQPGGTLDLTLIRARLQEKLSPPYSSPQEFAQDVGRMFKQFNKLTEDKADVQSIIGLQRFFETRMNEAFGDTKFSAVLVEPPPLSLPGAGLSAQELSSGPGDGP